The Vicinamibacteria bacterium genome includes a window with the following:
- a CDS encoding xanthine dehydrogenase family protein molybdopterin-binding subunit translates to MAQQTPTKDGPTVTFNVKAGIPGAPQTLEVHAAEGDIKPWDLDSQLRIVKGRQTRLEGPQKVTGRAKYTFDISLPGMLWGRMVGASVPAAEIVKVDTSRAEALPGVKAVWTTESRTVRFAGQDVAAVAAVSPEVAEDAARLIQVTYDERPYVTDIEKAMETDAPLVYEPDQVPGSKDIPRKGNILGPQSPRRGGARGDIEKGFAEAMVTVEPTYVIPVHTHSPLESHGVVALWEGDQLTVYASTQGIFTVRDGMAEALAIDRKNVRVITEHMGGGFGSKLAPSAVGSAFAVVACRLAKKAGAPVKLMLDRKQEHLCTGNAPSAVMTVRLGARRDGTFTAVHYRSFGSAGIAGGAGTGGPAGSLYQNCPNLKIEEHDVFTNAGPAAPLRAPGHPQGAFALESAVDELAYKLGLDPLEVRRKNESSPVRLMQYDIGAKAIGWERRHKKPGEGAGPRKRGLGMANGNWYVIARGSGVGAEIKVHRDGSVELFSGAQDIGSGFRTAMTMVAAEELGLRVRDIQTHVGDTRFPEGPGSGGSNTTNSVAPVVRLAAHEARGKVFDLAAGLLGVKREELQAAEGRIFVAAAPSRAVTFKQAAAKMPGEVVACVAERKKQYETFRGDLAGTQFAEVEVDTETGEVRVIKMVSVNDCGFPVNSLTAESQVIGAMIQGASWALLENRILDRNVGTMVNPNLESYKIFSPKDMFEAVSILTPIANAGNNTSTAGLGEPPLVPSLAAIANAVYNATGARVRTLPITPDRMLAALSEERRRA, encoded by the coding sequence TGCACGCGGCGGAAGGGGATATCAAGCCCTGGGACCTCGACTCCCAGCTCCGGATTGTCAAGGGACGCCAGACCCGCCTGGAGGGACCCCAAAAGGTCACAGGCCGGGCGAAGTACACCTTCGACATCAGCCTCCCCGGCATGCTCTGGGGGAGGATGGTCGGGGCCAGCGTGCCCGCCGCCGAGATCGTGAAAGTCGACACCAGCCGGGCGGAGGCCCTGCCCGGCGTCAAGGCTGTCTGGACCACGGAGTCGCGAACCGTGCGCTTCGCGGGCCAGGACGTGGCCGCGGTGGCCGCGGTCTCGCCCGAGGTTGCGGAGGACGCGGCGCGGCTCATCCAGGTCACCTACGACGAGAGGCCTTACGTCACCGACATCGAGAAGGCCATGGAGACCGACGCCCCCCTCGTCTACGAGCCCGACCAGGTTCCGGGCTCCAAGGACATCCCGCGCAAGGGGAACATCCTTGGTCCCCAGAGCCCGCGCCGGGGCGGGGCGCGGGGCGACATCGAGAAGGGGTTCGCGGAGGCCATGGTCACGGTCGAGCCGACCTACGTGATCCCGGTGCACACCCACTCGCCCCTGGAGAGCCACGGCGTCGTGGCCCTTTGGGAGGGGGACCAACTCACGGTCTACGCTTCCACCCAAGGGATCTTCACCGTCCGCGACGGGATGGCGGAAGCCCTTGCCATCGACCGCAAGAACGTCCGCGTGATCACCGAGCATATGGGGGGCGGCTTCGGCAGCAAGCTCGCCCCCTCCGCGGTGGGCAGCGCTTTCGCGGTGGTGGCCTGTCGCCTGGCCAAGAAGGCGGGGGCGCCCGTAAAGCTCATGTTGGACCGGAAGCAGGAGCACCTCTGCACCGGCAACGCTCCCAGCGCGGTCATGACCGTCCGCCTGGGGGCCCGCCGCGACGGTACCTTTACCGCCGTCCACTACCGCTCCTTCGGCTCCGCGGGCATCGCAGGAGGGGCGGGGACGGGGGGGCCGGCGGGAAGCCTCTATCAGAACTGCCCCAACCTGAAGATCGAGGAGCACGACGTCTTCACCAACGCGGGCCCGGCCGCACCCCTGCGCGCCCCCGGCCATCCCCAGGGGGCTTTCGCCCTAGAGTCGGCGGTGGACGAGCTGGCCTACAAGCTGGGCCTGGACCCCCTCGAAGTCCGGAGGAAGAACGAATCGAGCCCCGTGCGTCTGATGCAGTACGACATCGGGGCCAAGGCCATCGGTTGGGAGCGGCGCCATAAGAAGCCGGGCGAGGGCGCCGGTCCCCGCAAGCGGGGCCTCGGCATGGCCAACGGCAACTGGTACGTGATCGCTCGGGGCAGCGGGGTGGGGGCGGAGATCAAGGTCCATCGCGACGGCAGCGTCGAGCTGTTCTCGGGAGCCCAGGACATCGGCTCCGGATTCCGCACCGCCATGACCATGGTGGCGGCGGAGGAGCTCGGGCTCCGGGTCCGGGACATCCAGACTCACGTCGGCGACACCCGCTTCCCGGAGGGCCCCGGGTCCGGCGGCAGCAACACCACGAACTCCGTGGCCCCCGTGGTGCGGTTGGCCGCCCACGAGGCCCGGGGGAAGGTGTTCGATCTGGCCGCGGGCCTCCTCGGGGTCAAGCGCGAGGAACTCCAGGCCGCCGAGGGCAGGATCTTCGTGGCCGCGGCGCCCTCCCGGGCCGTGACCTTCAAGCAAGCGGCGGCCAAGATGCCGGGAGAAGTGGTCGCTTGCGTGGCGGAGAGGAAGAAGCAGTACGAGACCTTCCGGGGCGACCTGGCAGGGACGCAGTTCGCGGAGGTCGAGGTGGACACGGAGACGGGAGAGGTGCGGGTCATCAAGATGGTCTCCGTGAACGACTGCGGCTTCCCCGTCAACTCCCTCACCGCCGAGAGCCAGGTCATCGGGGCCATGATCCAGGGGGCTTCCTGGGCCCTCCTCGAGAACCGCATCCTGGACCGCAACGTGGGGACCATGGTCAACCCCAACCTGGAGTCGTACAAGATTTTCTCCCCCAAGGACATGTTCGAGGCGGTCTCGATCCTGACCCCGATCGCCAACGCCGGCAACAACACGTCCACGGCCGGACTCGGCGAGCCACCCCTCGTCCCCAGCCTGGCCGCCATCGCGAACGCCGTTTACAACGCCACCGGGGCCCGGGTGCGGACCCTGCCCATCACCCCCGACCGAATGCTCGCGGCCCTGTCCGAAGAGCGGAGGAGGGCATAA
- a CDS encoding xanthine dehydrogenase family protein subunit M yields MHGFELAKATSVAEARDLLADSKGSVLKAGGIDLLDHLKEHLLEPSRVVDLKSIPGLDRITVEADSGLKIGPLATLARVAGHPGVQKSHPALAKACGEAASPQIRNVATIGGNLLQRPRCWYYRLESFKCLKKGGDVCFAVGGENRYHVIFGGGPSYAPHPSNAAVALLAYGASFVLDGPKGARTVAAGEFFVPPTKDPERENVLAPGEVLTEIRVPSAAGMKSTYTEIRERTAFDWPLVSLAVALRTEGGAVKDARVVLGAVAPIPWRSTRTEQAILGKPLDEATLSAAARAAIVGAAPLSDNGYKVGLVQTLMRRTLLSLA; encoded by the coding sequence ATGCATGGCTTCGAGCTGGCGAAGGCGACGAGCGTGGCCGAGGCGCGCGACCTCCTCGCGGACAGCAAGGGGAGCGTGCTCAAGGCCGGCGGCATCGACCTCCTGGATCACCTGAAGGAGCACCTCCTCGAACCCTCGCGGGTGGTGGACCTGAAATCGATACCCGGCCTGGACCGCATCACGGTGGAGGCCGACTCCGGCCTGAAGATCGGCCCCCTGGCCACCCTGGCCCGGGTGGCCGGCCACCCCGGCGTGCAGAAGTCGCACCCCGCGCTGGCCAAGGCCTGCGGAGAGGCCGCTTCCCCGCAGATCCGCAACGTGGCCACGATTGGAGGCAACCTGCTCCAGCGGCCACGCTGCTGGTACTACCGGCTCGAGTCATTCAAGTGTCTGAAGAAGGGCGGGGACGTCTGCTTCGCGGTGGGGGGTGAGAACCGCTATCACGTCATTTTCGGGGGCGGGCCATCGTATGCCCCCCACCCCTCGAACGCGGCCGTGGCCCTCCTGGCCTACGGGGCCTCCTTCGTGCTGGACGGGCCCAAGGGCGCGCGTACGGTGGCCGCGGGCGAGTTCTTCGTCCCCCCCACCAAGGACCCGGAGCGGGAGAACGTCCTCGCCCCGGGCGAGGTCCTGACCGAGATCCGTGTCCCCTCGGCGGCGGGGATGAAGTCCACCTACACGGAGATCCGCGAGCGCACCGCCTTCGACTGGCCGCTCGTCTCCCTGGCCGTAGCCCTGCGCACGGAAGGGGGAGCCGTCAAAGACGCCCGCGTGGTCCTGGGCGCGGTGGCGCCGATCCCCTGGCGGTCAACGCGGACGGAGCAGGCGATCCTGGGCAAGCCCCTGGACGAGGCAACCCTTTCCGCCGCCGCGCGGGCCGCCATCGTGGGGGCGGCGCCCTTGTCGGACAACGGCTACAAGGTCGGGCTGGTGCAGACCCTCATGCGCCGGACCCTCCTGTCTCTCGCCTGA